A portion of the Litorimonas taeanensis genome contains these proteins:
- a CDS encoding ATP-grasp domain-containing protein — translation MISVAILVSDNMLPDAEGARLDRFELDEQMGKLVPAFAAQGMELSLVRWRDAAKEAENYAAMLPLFVWDYFEGNEAQFLSEMAKVDAKTKLFNSYKILKWNAVKDYLEGLERLGAPVIRTLTVERVTERNVAAAFETLNTQTLVIKPQVGGGAWRQVLYNKGEPFPSKDTLPPEAALIQAFLPSVQTEGEYSFLYFGGQFSHAVNKTPKKGDYRIQSLYGGSEAPYEPTAQERETARRVLDSLDFNPLYARVDLLRGDDGQLKLIELEMLEPYLYLTFANGEGGENEGAKKLASAVKKRLG, via the coding sequence ATGATTTCTGTCGCAATTTTAGTTTCTGATAATATGTTGCCTGATGCTGAGGGCGCACGGTTGGACCGTTTTGAACTTGATGAGCAAATGGGCAAACTCGTCCCCGCATTTGCGGCACAAGGCATGGAATTATCTCTTGTGCGCTGGCGCGATGCCGCCAAAGAAGCTGAAAATTATGCCGCCATGCTCCCATTATTTGTTTGGGATTACTTTGAAGGTAACGAAGCCCAATTCCTGAGCGAAATGGCCAAGGTTGATGCCAAAACCAAACTCTTTAATAGTTATAAAATATTAAAGTGGAATGCCGTTAAAGACTATCTAGAAGGGCTCGAGCGTTTAGGCGCCCCTGTCATTCGCACACTCACGGTAGAGCGTGTGACAGAACGCAATGTTGCAGCAGCCTTTGAAACATTGAACACGCAAACCTTGGTTATCAAACCGCAAGTCGGCGGAGGAGCTTGGCGACAAGTTCTTTATAATAAAGGCGAACCCTTCCCTAGCAAAGACACACTACCCCCAGAGGCGGCTCTCATCCAAGCCTTTTTACCCAGCGTTCAAACCGAAGGCGAATATAGTTTTCTATATTTTGGAGGGCAGTTTTCACATGCAGTGAACAAAACCCCCAAAAAAGGCGATTATCGCATTCAATCTCTCTATGGCGGAAGCGAAGCACCTTATGAGCCGACAGCGCAGGAACGCGAAACGGCGCGCCGAGTATTAGACTCTCTTGACTTTAATCCGCTTTACGCACGCGTTGATTTACTACGGGGGGATGATGGACAATTAAAGCTCATCGAGCTCGAAATGTTAGAGCCTTATCTCTATTTAACTTTTGCAAATGGCGAAGGCGGCGAGAATGAAGGCGCAAAGAAACTCGCTTCCGCTGTTAAGAAACGACTGGGATAG
- a CDS encoding VOC family protein: MAIQTDGFHHVAYRCRDAKETVEFYHNHLGMEFQLAIAEDHVPSTGAYDPYMHIFLEAGNNNVLAFFELPEQPDMDRDRNTPEWVQHIALRVESMEALLSAKESLEAAGIDVLGPTHHGIFKSIYFFDPNGHRLELAADIGTKEQMASLRAVAPDMLEEWSKTKKAPRHAAWLHKKIAEETK, encoded by the coding sequence ATGGCTATTCAAACAGACGGGTTTCATCATGTTGCCTATCGGTGTCGAGACGCCAAAGAAACGGTTGAATTTTATCACAATCATTTAGGGATGGAATTTCAGCTCGCCATTGCCGAGGATCATGTACCCTCAACAGGGGCTTATGACCCTTATATGCATATTTTTCTTGAGGCTGGAAATAATAACGTTTTGGCGTTTTTTGAACTCCCAGAACAGCCAGATATGGACCGTGATCGCAACACGCCTGAATGGGTACAGCATATTGCTTTGCGTGTTGAGAGTATGGAGGCTCTATTATCCGCCAAAGAGAGTTTAGAGGCGGCCGGAATCGATGTATTGGGCCCCACCCATCACGGTATATTTAAATCGATTTATTTCTTTGACCCCAATGGCCATAGGCTTGAACTTGCCGCCGATATTGGGACAAAGGAACAAATGGCGAGCCTACGCGCTGTAGCCCCTGATATGCTTGAAGAATGGTCAAAGACGAAAAAGGCCCCTCGCCATGCGGCTTGGCTTCATAAAAAAATCGCAGAAGAAACGAAATAG
- a CDS encoding metal-dependent hydrolase family protein produces MTYRTLLTSAAAIAFFIGGIGVAFNAFAQNDTQAKYEENYEDYTLIHAGHVLAVPGQAPIQDATIIIHKGKIVGVEKGFLDDEDATILDKRDMFFLPGLIDSHVHLRSEWSPTSRWEPVTMEAGDRAFQAAKHAKTTLMAGFTAVQDVGGPKEIFALKRAINAGLVPGPHIQAAGSAISVSGGHGDAHGFKDDLLHMMRSETVCDGPSDCRRAVRQAVKNGADVIKITATGGVLSNTNAGTGQQFFDDELKAIVEAATKMGRKVTAHAHGKTGIESALKAGVQSIEHGTYLDATTARLFKRYDATLVPTIMAGMTVVDWANNSDWLPPNSAKKALEVGPQMQEMASIAYQNGIKIAFGTDTGVSKHGDNAQEFKYLIKAGMSEQEAIASATTIASKHIGLGDVIGTLEGGKYADVIGVYGNPLNNIEELLDVDFVMKGGIIYKNK; encoded by the coding sequence ATGACCTATCGTACGCTTTTGACCTCTGCCGCCGCTATCGCCTTTTTCATTGGGGGGATAGGCGTCGCGTTTAACGCCTTTGCCCAAAATGATACTCAGGCTAAATACGAAGAAAACTATGAGGATTACACCCTCATACACGCAGGGCATGTTTTGGCCGTGCCGGGTCAGGCGCCTATTCAAGACGCGACTATCATCATCCATAAGGGAAAAATCGTCGGTGTTGAAAAAGGATTTTTAGACGACGAAGACGCTACAATTCTTGATAAACGGGATATGTTTTTTCTGCCCGGCCTCATCGACAGCCATGTTCACCTACGTAGTGAATGGTCACCAACCTCACGCTGGGAACCCGTTACAATGGAAGCTGGAGACAGAGCTTTCCAAGCGGCCAAACATGCTAAAACGACGCTAATGGCGGGCTTCACCGCCGTCCAAGACGTGGGCGGCCCAAAAGAGATATTTGCGTTGAAACGCGCTATTAATGCGGGGCTTGTTCCGGGGCCGCATATCCAAGCGGCAGGTTCCGCCATTTCCGTATCTGGCGGACATGGGGACGCGCATGGCTTTAAGGATGACCTCCTTCACATGATGCGCTCTGAAACCGTTTGCGATGGGCCGAGCGATTGCCGCCGCGCTGTAAGACAAGCTGTTAAAAACGGGGCAGATGTCATTAAAATCACAGCAACAGGCGGCGTGCTATCCAATACAAATGCCGGCACAGGGCAGCAGTTTTTCGATGATGAATTAAAAGCAATCGTTGAAGCCGCCACCAAGATGGGCCGTAAAGTCACAGCCCATGCGCATGGTAAGACGGGTATAGAATCGGCATTAAAAGCAGGCGTACAATCCATAGAACATGGAACCTATCTAGATGCGACAACCGCCCGCCTTTTCAAGCGTTATGATGCCACTCTCGTTCCAACCATTATGGCAGGCATGACAGTCGTGGACTGGGCCAATAATTCTGATTGGTTGCCCCCAAATTCAGCGAAAAAAGCCCTTGAGGTTGGCCCGCAAATGCAAGAAATGGCCAGTATCGCCTATCAAAATGGCATTAAAATCGCCTTCGGAACGGATACAGGCGTGTCTAAACATGGCGATAATGCCCAAGAATTTAAATATCTCATCAAGGCGGGCATGAGCGAGCAAGAAGCGATTGCTTCGGCGACCACGATAGCGTCCAAACATATTGGCCTTGGCGACGTAATCGGTACGCTAGAGGGCGGAAAATATGCTGATGTGATTGGTGTGTATGGAAACCCGCTCAACAATATTGAAGAACTTTTAGATGTTGATTTCGTGATGAAAGGCGGCATCATTTATAAGAATAAGTAA
- a CDS encoding fumarylacetoacetate hydrolase family protein, translated as MKLASLKDGRDGQLVIVSRDLTTATDAADIALTLQAALDEWDVVSPQLAARYELLNAGSIEATFPFDQTDCDSPLPRAYTWMDGSAYLNHVELVRKARNAEVPESFYSDPLMYQGGSDTFIGPRDAILAIDESHGIDMEAEITVITDDVPMGVTPKDAESHIKLVMLVNDVSLRGLIPNELRKGFGFVNGKASSAFSPVAVTPDELGEAWCDNTIDLPLLVDYNGKPFGKANAKTDMTFNMAELVAHAAKTRDLCAGSIIGSGTVSNKFEGGEGKKIEHGGVGYSCIAEIRMIEKIQTGEFITPFMRFGDTVGIEMNDAKGQSIFGRIENKVERYED; from the coding sequence ATGAAACTTGCTTCCCTTAAAGATGGCCGTGATGGTCAACTCGTTATTGTCTCTCGCGATTTAACGACGGCGACTGATGCGGCCGATATTGCGCTAACACTTCAGGCCGCCTTGGATGAATGGGATGTTGTCTCGCCGCAGCTTGCCGCGCGCTATGAGCTCTTAAACGCGGGCTCTATCGAAGCGACATTTCCATTTGATCAAACGGATTGCGACTCTCCACTGCCGCGCGCTTATACATGGATGGATGGTTCGGCTTATTTGAATCACGTTGAGCTTGTACGTAAAGCCCGCAATGCAGAAGTGCCAGAAAGTTTCTATTCTGATCCGCTTATGTATCAAGGCGGCTCTGACACATTCATTGGGCCGCGGGATGCTATTCTTGCCATTGATGAATCGCACGGCATCGATATGGAGGCCGAAATTACGGTGATTACGGATGATGTGCCTATGGGCGTTACGCCCAAAGACGCCGAATCGCACATCAAACTTGTTATGCTTGTAAATGACGTATCCTTGCGCGGCCTTATCCCAAATGAACTCCGCAAAGGCTTTGGCTTTGTGAATGGCAAGGCCTCTTCGGCTTTCTCTCCAGTGGCCGTCACGCCTGATGAACTCGGTGAGGCTTGGTGTGATAACACCATCGATTTACCCTTATTGGTCGATTATAATGGCAAGCCATTTGGTAAGGCGAATGCCAAAACCGACATGACCTTCAATATGGCTGAACTTGTCGCGCATGCCGCGAAGACACGGGATTTATGTGCGGGCTCCATTATAGGGTCTGGTACGGTATCGAATAAATTCGAAGGCGGTGAAGGTAAGAAAATAGAACATGGCGGTGTTGGCTATAGTTGTATCGCTGAAATCCGTATGATTGAGAAAATTCAAACCGGTGAATTTATTACGCCCTTTATGCGCTTTGGCGACACGGTTGGTATCGAAATGAATGATGCCAAAGGGCAGTCAATATTCGGGCGTATTGAAAACAAAGTCGAAAGATACGAAGATTAA
- a CDS encoding NAD(P)/FAD-dependent oxidoreductase, with the protein MKTLKTDYLIIGSGAVGMAFADELLLQSDDTDIIIVDRFAKPGGHWNNAYPFVTLHQPSQFYGVSSKELSQGLRDQVGLNKGLGDLASGSAILAYFDDVMRHTFLPSGRVRYFPLCSVEGEIDSAQTQNGLVEFRHCLNGDIYQVQAEKIVDATYLKTTVPSTHTPNFTYDEDVRFMPLNDVPKIDTPPEGFVVIGGGKTGIDCVLFLLENHVDPDKITWVKSRDGWLLNRENTQPSEDFFFNTMEAQAAQFEAIAAATDKDNMFDRLNECGYFLRFDPEVRPTMFHGATVSPLELEELRRVKNVVRLGRIEHISSDTITLNKGAIPTSPQHIHLDCSASAISNLEIKPIFNGRLITPQTVRSYQPVFSAAFIAMVESSYGEDAEKNKFCGVVPLPNGEDDFMRLTAAFMMNQYTWGQTPLIRDWLFNNRLDGFSRMVAGIKPEDAEKKAVMKRLKHNAMPAAMKLNQLIAALD; encoded by the coding sequence ATGAAAACACTTAAAACGGACTATTTAATTATCGGTAGCGGAGCGGTAGGCATGGCCTTTGCCGATGAGCTTCTCTTACAATCTGATGACACTGATATCATAATCGTAGACCGTTTTGCAAAGCCCGGCGGGCATTGGAATAATGCCTATCCATTTGTTACGCTTCATCAACCCTCTCAGTTTTATGGCGTTAGTTCCAAGGAGCTTAGCCAAGGTCTTCGCGATCAAGTTGGCCTGAACAAAGGGCTAGGTGATTTAGCTTCAGGGTCGGCCATTTTAGCCTATTTTGACGATGTCATGCGTCACACTTTCTTACCCTCTGGGCGTGTTCGGTATTTTCCGCTTTGTTCAGTCGAAGGCGAAATTGACTCTGCACAAACCCAAAACGGCCTTGTCGAATTTAGGCATTGCCTAAACGGTGATATCTACCAAGTTCAAGCCGAGAAAATCGTCGATGCCACCTATTTGAAAACGACCGTACCCTCCACCCATACGCCTAACTTTACTTATGATGAAGATGTGCGCTTCATGCCGCTTAATGATGTCCCTAAAATTGATACACCTCCAGAAGGTTTCGTTGTCATAGGCGGTGGTAAAACAGGTATTGATTGCGTTTTATTCTTACTTGAAAATCATGTGGACCCCGACAAAATTACATGGGTGAAATCACGAGATGGCTGGCTCCTTAATCGAGAGAACACACAGCCATCAGAAGATTTCTTCTTCAACACGATGGAAGCACAAGCCGCGCAATTCGAAGCCATTGCGGCAGCCACGGACAAAGACAATATGTTCGACCGTCTTAATGAATGTGGATATTTTTTGCGTTTTGATCCAGAGGTTCGCCCTACTATGTTTCACGGCGCCACCGTAAGCCCATTAGAACTTGAAGAGCTTCGCCGGGTTAAGAATGTTGTGCGCCTAGGCCGTATTGAGCATATTAGCTCTGACACGATTACATTGAACAAAGGCGCAATCCCAACCAGCCCACAGCACATTCATCTTGACTGTTCGGCTTCGGCTATTTCTAATCTAGAGATAAAACCCATATTTAATGGCCGCCTGATTACGCCCCAAACCGTTCGATCATACCAACCTGTTTTCAGCGCCGCCTTTATCGCTATGGTTGAATCTTCCTATGGTGAAGACGCTGAGAAAAATAAATTTTGCGGCGTGGTGCCCTTACCAAATGGCGAAGACGATTTCATGCGTTTAACAGCCGCCTTTATGATGAATCAGTACACATGGGGCCAAACGCCGCTCATCCGGGACTGGCTATTTAATAATCGCTTAGACGGATTTTCGCGTATGGTCGCGGGCATAAAACCCGAAGACGCAGAGAAAAAAGCCGTAATGAAACGCCTTAAACATAACGCCATGCCTGCCGCTATGAAGCTCAACCAGTTAATTGCAGCTCTGGACTAG
- a CDS encoding DMT family transporter: MTPAYKIFAYTILALLAFAANSILTRLALIEGEAGPWAFTLIRILAGALILALLIGPHKALQEGSWKGAIALLIYALFFSLAYLMLSTGTGALILFAAVQFAMLGWGYAKGERLSHLQWVGFILAMAGLIYLLSPGLEAPPLIGSVLMILAGFGWGAYSIIGKGAGNPSAQTAGNFIRAALLITVVVIPVLLLYEEPNISVKGWALALASGAITSGLGYVIWYSALKGLSATRAGLAQLSVPALAALGGVLFVSEPLTFRFVMACAIILCGVALSTLPRAKIKSP, translated from the coding sequence ATGACCCCAGCCTATAAAATATTTGCATATACAATATTGGCGCTTCTTGCCTTTGCGGCCAACTCAATCCTGACGCGACTGGCTTTGATAGAAGGTGAAGCAGGGCCGTGGGCTTTCACTCTGATCCGTATTTTAGCCGGGGCATTAATATTAGCTTTGCTTATTGGCCCGCATAAGGCTCTGCAAGAAGGGAGCTGGAAAGGCGCCATAGCCTTACTCATTTATGCTCTCTTCTTCTCTCTGGCATATCTTATGCTTTCTACGGGAACGGGCGCACTCATATTGTTTGCAGCCGTTCAATTCGCCATGTTGGGCTGGGGCTATGCCAAAGGAGAGAGGCTCTCTCATTTGCAGTGGGTGGGTTTTATCTTGGCGATGGCGGGGTTAATTTATCTCTTAAGCCCCGGCTTAGAAGCGCCGCCCTTAATAGGTAGTGTTCTGATGATACTCGCCGGATTTGGATGGGGCGCATATTCCATTATTGGTAAAGGCGCTGGCAATCCATCTGCGCAAACCGCTGGAAACTTCATTCGGGCCGCCTTGTTAATCACGGTCGTGGTGATACCCGTTTTACTGTTATATGAAGAACCCAATATATCTGTGAAGGGATGGGCTTTAGCCCTCGCATCTGGCGCGATTACCTCTGGGCTTGGATATGTTATTTGGTATAGCGCTTTGAAAGGCCTTTCCGCCACGCGGGCCGGCTTGGCGCAACTCAGTGTCCCCGCCCTAGCGGCGCTCGGCGGGGTGTTATTTGTATCAGAACCTCTTACGTTCCGTTTTGTCATGGCCTGTGCGATTATTTTGTGCGGGGTGGCTTTGTCCACTTTGCCGCGCGCAAAGATTAAATCACCCTAG
- a CDS encoding cryptochrome/photolyase family protein: MPEKPVIIWFRRDLRLSDNPALSAAIETGRPLILLYIDETDIARKDGSAKRVWLHHSLKALSRSIKEKGASLTIRQGEAMAILNDIVAETQSTAIFWNRRYEADRIEADKNIKSELKAKGLHVETFNGALLTEPWEVSPKSGGDYYKVFTPYWRAACQIIEPNMIDYVPYPAPETLRGHSSVLRSDALSLLPKDLDWDDKVMQGWEAGEAAAWDRLEDFLASSVADYPEARDIPSNKSGTSRLSPHLSAGEISPRQIWHAARASNKNVDKFLSEIGWREFSYVLLYHNPKLASENYKVEFNAFHWRVDETALKAWQTGKTGYPFVDAGLRQLYQTGWMHNRVRMVVASFLIKHLLIDWREGEAWFWDCLVEADPASNAASWQWVAGSGADASPYFRIFNPFTQGQKFDPQGDYVKAFVPELKSLPNKYIHTPWTAPSSVLDDANICLDTDYPRPMVDHKSARERALATYKQSRQ; encoded by the coding sequence ATGCCTGAAAAACCCGTTATTATTTGGTTCCGACGCGACCTCCGTCTGTCTGATAACCCTGCGTTATCTGCTGCGATAGAGACGGGGCGGCCGCTTATTTTACTTTACATTGATGAGACAGATATTGCTCGAAAAGATGGGAGCGCGAAACGTGTCTGGCTGCATCATAGCCTGAAGGCCCTTTCACGCTCTATCAAAGAGAAAGGGGCTTCTCTGACAATACGCCAAGGCGAAGCTATGGCTATCTTAAATGATATAGTTGCAGAGACACAATCCACTGCCATATTCTGGAACCGACGATATGAAGCCGATAGAATAGAGGCGGACAAAAATATCAAGTCCGAACTCAAAGCCAAGGGCCTACACGTAGAGACGTTTAACGGGGCATTGTTAACCGAGCCCTGGGAGGTGTCTCCGAAATCTGGGGGTGATTATTATAAGGTGTTTACGCCTTATTGGCGGGCGGCTTGTCAAATAATTGAACCCAATATGATTGACTATGTACCGTATCCTGCGCCCGAAACCTTACGTGGCCATTCTTCTGTGCTGCGATCTGATGCTTTATCTTTGTTGCCAAAAGATCTGGATTGGGACGATAAAGTCATGCAAGGCTGGGAGGCAGGAGAGGCCGCCGCATGGGATCGCCTTGAGGATTTCTTAGCGTCATCGGTCGCTGATTATCCAGAGGCCAGAGATATTCCATCTAATAAAAGCGGCACATCACGGCTGTCACCCCATTTATCTGCGGGAGAAATCTCTCCGCGCCAAATTTGGCATGCTGCGCGGGCTTCGAATAAGAATGTCGATAAGTTTTTATCAGAAATTGGTTGGCGTGAATTCTCTTATGTCCTGCTCTATCACAATCCGAAACTAGCCAGTGAGAATTATAAGGTGGAGTTTAATGCTTTTCATTGGAGGGTTGATGAGACGGCGCTGAAAGCATGGCAAACAGGAAAAACAGGATACCCATTTGTTGATGCTGGATTACGGCAACTCTATCAAACTGGGTGGATGCATAATCGTGTTAGAATGGTTGTGGCCAGTTTTCTGATTAAGCATCTACTGATTGACTGGCGAGAGGGAGAGGCGTGGTTTTGGGACTGCCTCGTTGAGGCCGACCCCGCATCCAATGCAGCGAGCTGGCAATGGGTCGCTGGAAGCGGGGCTGATGCCTCGCCTTATTTCAGGATATTCAATCCTTTCACACAGGGGCAAAAATTTGATCCGCAGGGAGACTATGTAAAGGCGTTTGTTCCTGAGCTTAAATCTTTGCCGAATAAATATATTCACACCCCTTGGACAGCGCCTAGCTCGGTTTTAGACGACGCCAATATTTGCCTTGATACGGATTACCCAAGGCCGATGGTCGACCATAAAAGCGCACGAGAAAGGGCTTTGGCGACCTATAAACAAAGCCGCCAATAA
- a CDS encoding LolA family protein encodes MKKLWLAAAVLAISVPVFAQTSLTNAPSVQMAAFTDPSNVRADLARIDAAMNATKSFSGRFVQYYSDGSVTGGKVYLSRPENLRFEYDDPNPLLIVVDNGMMVYHDKKLETYDRGPLSATPLSYFLKEDLNLAEDTEVVALQKTNADWRVTARDGSGNMEGAITMVLDAQTLALKEWIITDDFGGETRVVLSDLSYNARLDPRLFILREDSNRRDRR; translated from the coding sequence ATGAAAAAATTATGGTTAGCCGCAGCGGTCTTAGCGATTTCCGTTCCCGTTTTTGCGCAAACATCACTTACTAACGCGCCGTCAGTTCAAATGGCCGCCTTTACAGACCCTTCAAATGTGCGGGCTGATTTAGCCCGAATAGACGCGGCTATGAACGCGACAAAAAGCTTCTCGGGCCGATTTGTACAGTATTATTCTGATGGCTCTGTGACAGGCGGTAAGGTTTATTTAAGCCGCCCTGAAAATTTACGTTTTGAATATGATGACCCAAACCCGCTTTTGATTGTCGTAGATAATGGCATGATGGTTTATCATGATAAGAAACTGGAAACCTACGACCGAGGTCCCTTATCGGCCACGCCGCTTTCATATTTTTTGAAAGAGGATTTGAATCTTGCAGAGGATACCGAAGTCGTGGCTCTGCAAAAAACAAATGCGGATTGGCGCGTTACGGCGCGCGATGGTTCGGGCAATATGGAGGGCGCCATTACGATGGTATTAGACGCGCAAACTCTGGCTTTGAAAGAGTGGATTATAACTGACGACTTTGGCGGAGAGACACGTGTTGTGCTTTCTGACCTCAGTTATAATGCTCGGCTTGACCCGCGCTTGTTTATTTTGCGCGAAGACAGCAACCGACGCGACCGCCGATAA
- the maiA gene encoding maleylacetoacetate isomerase, whose amino-acid sequence MMTLHGYWRSSASYRVRIAFALKGVEVNHHAVNLRTGEQSKDTHLARNVQGYVPVLELEDGTQLTQSLAIMDYLDATYPEPRLMPPEPILRSKILAASLIIASDISPIQNLSVLKFIRAEHGQDDVGVTKWAAHWIAKGFKALELIAQAHETEFLMTDAPGFFECCLIPQAYNAKRFGVDMTQFPKLSAINAACLQRPEFEKARPENQLDAV is encoded by the coding sequence ATGATGACACTGCATGGATATTGGCGTTCCTCAGCCAGCTACCGCGTAAGGATTGCCTTTGCGCTAAAGGGGGTAGAGGTCAATCACCATGCGGTGAATTTGCGAACCGGCGAACAATCAAAAGACACGCATCTCGCGCGTAATGTGCAAGGCTATGTCCCTGTGCTAGAGCTCGAAGACGGAACACAGCTAACGCAGTCTCTCGCCATAATGGATTACCTTGATGCGACCTATCCAGAGCCGCGATTAATGCCGCCAGAACCCATTTTGCGCTCCAAAATATTAGCGGCGTCATTGATTATTGCTTCTGATATTTCGCCCATTCAAAATCTCTCGGTTTTAAAGTTCATTCGCGCAGAACATGGTCAAGATGATGTGGGCGTTACAAAATGGGCGGCGCATTGGATAGCAAAAGGGTTCAAAGCCTTGGAGCTAATCGCTCAGGCGCATGAGACAGAGTTTTTAATGACTGACGCTCCGGGGTTTTTTGAATGTTGCCTCATTCCGCAAGCGTATAATGCCAAGCGGTTTGGCGTGGACATGACACAATTTCCCAAACTCTCTGCGATTAATGCGGCCTGCCTACAGCGCCCTGAATTTGAAAAAGCGCGGCCAGAAAATCAGCTGGATGCCGTGTAA
- a CDS encoding adenosine kinase, whose product MLFYLITAGPQANIAVIKGVTVKTDFDVLGIGNALMDVILPVDYAFLADYSLQKGSMALIDNDRVAVLGQAFRDVEATPREIAGGSAANTMVGIAELGVRAAYLGKIGTDGVGRRLAKGYQEAGVYFQSTPSRSGAPSGQCLIAVTPDSERTMSTCLGTSAEFSKADVLEADIKRARIVYMEGYLFDKVEAKAAFIKAAEIAKAHGREVSLTLSDSFCVERHHESFVHLVRNHINILFANEAEMLALAKTEDLDAAIDAFTHENLTMCITRSEKGSLIVDGKTRHAVPAIPVTSIVDTTGAGDQYAAGVLAGRALGLSWPDAGYLGSKAAAEVITHYGARPETSVIPLY is encoded by the coding sequence TTGCTCTTTTATCTAATAACGGCAGGGCCTCAAGCAAATATAGCCGTTATTAAAGGTGTAACTGTGAAGACAGATTTTGATGTTCTAGGAATCGGTAATGCATTGATGGATGTTATCTTGCCCGTCGATTACGCCTTTCTTGCCGATTATAGCCTGCAAAAAGGCAGTATGGCATTAATAGATAATGACCGTGTTGCCGTTCTTGGGCAGGCCTTTCGCGATGTTGAAGCTACGCCTCGAGAGATTGCGGGCGGCTCTGCGGCGAACACGATGGTCGGCATTGCCGAATTGGGCGTCCGCGCGGCCTATTTGGGTAAAATTGGAACCGATGGTGTGGGGCGCCGTTTGGCCAAAGGCTATCAAGAGGCAGGGGTTTATTTCCAATCAACGCCGTCTCGTTCTGGGGCGCCGAGTGGTCAATGTTTGATTGCCGTCACCCCTGATAGCGAACGGACAATGAGCACGTGTCTGGGTACTTCTGCTGAATTTTCAAAAGCTGATGTTTTAGAGGCAGATATAAAGCGTGCCCGTATCGTATATATGGAAGGATATTTGTTTGATAAAGTTGAGGCTAAGGCCGCTTTCATCAAAGCCGCTGAGATTGCCAAAGCGCATGGCCGAGAGGTCTCTCTGACTTTATCTGACAGTTTTTGTGTTGAACGTCATCATGAGAGCTTTGTGCATCTTGTACGAAATCACATCAATATTCTTTTTGCAAATGAGGCCGAGATGTTGGCCTTGGCGAAAACAGAGGATCTAGATGCGGCAATTGATGCCTTTACACATGAAAATTTGACGATGTGCATTACGCGAAGCGAAAAAGGCTCTCTTATTGTTGACGGGAAAACACGTCATGCCGTGCCGGCTATTCCCGTGACGAGTATTGTAGATACAACAGGGGCGGGCGATCAATATGCGGCGGGTGTTTTGGCTGGCCGAGCTTTAGGCCTAAGCTGGCCTGACGCCGGTTATTTAGGCTCGAAAGCCGCCGCCGAAGTCATCACACATTATGGCGCAAGACCTGAAACTTCGGTGATTCCGCTTTATTAG